A segment of the Meriones unguiculatus strain TT.TT164.6M chromosome 10, Bangor_MerUng_6.1, whole genome shotgun sequence genome:
TCGTTTATTAGAAGCAAATCACCAATTCACACAAGGGCTTGCACACAAAAATTCATTACAAAAGCTGCTAATCATAGCCTCCATGTCCACTTTTCAAAAACTGAAACTGCTCTTGTCGAAGTCATAATCTTGCATGTTAGATCCTTTCAGTAGTGTTTGGCCTGGATGGCTTCTCCTTCTCTTAAACTCTTCAGTCTTTTGTGATTCCACATGCCTATTTTCTtctatccttttctttcttaGCACCACAGTTCTGATCCTCTATCCAGCTCTTCCCTTTATCAACACTCCTTACATGATTTTTCCCCAGGGATATAGCTAGCTGTTTCATATGTGTCAAACCTAAATGCCTTCACATCTCTGGACTCACATACTCAGATGACTTCTTGGCATCAAAGATGTACAACAGGAATCTCAAACCACCCAAGACCAAATCAGAActcatgattttcttaaaaatctgCTGCTCTGAATATTTAACTCCACTTTTAGAATGCTGAAATAAAACATCAAAAGTTCAAGTCACCAAACTAAAACTATAAACCAAATTAACAGAAAAAGCACAAGTAATCAAGAGTTTAAAATattagctggatgtggtggcgtAGGCCTTTAGTACCAGCACTAGGGTAAGCagaagcagatctctgagagagTTCATaaccagcctcatctacatagtgagctccaggacagccaagactacagggAGATTCTGTCTACAAAGAGTTTAAAATAGTTTTGCGAACTGCAAGTGTGACTCAATAGAAGAGGTCTTGTAATAAAGACTATTAAGGAAGAACTCCTGGTCAAGAGAGCAGACTTTCTGTTGTGTGTGAGTAGATACCTAACATTCTAGTTGGGCTAGTCAATCACCTGGCCAAGGGACTACTGATAAGAAGATACCAGAGAGACAGGGGGAATGATTATATTTTCAATGAGATGCTGTGCTTTTCTCTCCCCTAGAATTCTCACACCTATTCCAGTACTTTTCCAACACTGTGAGGTTGCCACGAGGTGTGCTGTTTTCCTTATCTTTCTGAGTCAAAAGTTgcaatctttctttttcctttttaaaatctcttgTTTGCTGGCCAGGTGCTGAGTATGCCTCTTCTAAATCTGTGGGGTTCCTTGCTTATTCTCTAAAGGCTCCTTCTCCATCTTTTGGTTGCCATGTGGTAGACATTCATATTTACAACTCAAATGGGGTACCCTTTTCCTGTCTCCTTCATTCTTTCTCAAGGCAGCTGATGAGATTTACATCCTGCCCACAAATGGTTTTCTTGTGAACTCTAATAAACTGTCCTCTAATAAACTTCCATTTGAGTTCATCCTTAAATTCTCTTACTAATGAGACTAAGAACCCCAAGAGGGAAGCGAGGTCTCCTGAGAATCATCTGGCGACCGTGAAGAGACATCTCCAAATTCCAGtaacagaaatataaaagaaaaaaatgtgtataaCACAGAATGTGGGCTGGATGTGGTGACTCATACCTGCAATtcaagcacttgggagagtgaGGCAGGGGCATGGATGGCTTTGAGTCTGAGACAAGCTTGTcgcagagaccctgtctcaaaaccccaagCAAAACTACAATAGAAAGTGCAGATTCATTCAGCATTATAACCTACCCACCGTGTATTTTTATATAGTAATTATATGAAGGATACAGGGAATTTTTCATTCATAAGATCTATATCAAAGCAAATCTAACCATAGTATTCATTCAAGGAATTCTTTTCTAAATACCACCCCCCCAAATGGATGTATGCATTGAAGAGATGGAGATGGGGATCAAAAACTGAACCAGACATGCAGGCTGTCTTCATTGGTTTTGTCTAGACTGGACAGAGCAGAGGTTAGGGAGTTTGGAACAGAGTGATTATCTCCTAATTGGAAACACAACAAGCTTTAAGGAGCAGATATTTGTGCAGGAACTTAATGGTTTGGTGGATTAGATTTAgactcaaggaaatagaagaacaTTCCTGGAAAAGTCAAACAACATTTAGATAAGGCATGAAAGCAGGAAACCTCACCTCAAGACTGCAAGAAGAGGCTTAACAGAAAACATGATTGCATAAACCCATCAGGCTACCGCAGAATAAGGAGgtgattttactttatttttaattttcttgagacacggtttctctgtatagccttggctgtcctcgactttgtaatccaggctgatctctgtgaattggaggccagcctggtctacacagccagtccaggagagccaaggctacactgagaaaccctgctttgaaaaaccaaaaacaactaaccaacccaaaacaaaacTACCAAACAAAACCCTGAGAAACAAATGTTTGGCTCATTAAGTTACCAAGTGTATAACATTTTTGTTACAGAGCCCAGAAGACCACCTACACTTTGTTAAGGATGGCAACTTCAGTGTGGTAGTTTGAACAGGGTTGTCCCCCACTTCTCCCCCActgattcatgtgtttgaatgcttggccatagagagtggcactattaggtgtggccttattggaggaagttcGTGGCCGTgtaggcaggctttgaggtcgcCCAGTATAGAATCTAACCTCCTCCTTGCTGCCTAGGATCAAGATACACAGCACAGCCTGTCATGGTGGCGTTCGCCTTGAATCACAGcgctaggaggcagaggcaggtggattttccgtgagttcaaggccagcctggtctacaaagtgagtccaggacaaccagctattacagagaaaccttgtttcaagaaaaaccaaaaaaagagggctggagagattatgcagagagaggttaagaacattggctatccttccaaaggtcctgagttcaattcccagcaaacacatggtgactcataactatctatagtgaAATatgggcacacatgcaggcagaatactgtatacataataaataaatcttaaaaaaaaaaaaaaagatggctcagtagttaagagcactttctgttcttccaaaggtcctgagttcaattcctagcatccacatggtggctcacaatcatctataatgtaaTCTGATGACCCCTTCTGGCATCAtgtacatataatttttttttaattaaaaagatgtataactctcagctccttctcctgcGTCATGCCTGCGTCATGCCtgcttgcatgctgccatgcttcccaccttgacaatggactaaactactgaaattgtaagccagccccaaattaaatgttttcctttataagaattgccttggtcatgttgtttcttcacagcaatgaaaccctaagacaaaagTTGGTGACAGGGACTGGGGTATTGTTGTGTTAGGCCTGACCgtgcttttgtttggaggaacaTGGATTTTGGGACTTTAATCCAATTCTACATTGTTTTGGACCACTCATAGTGACTCCTAAAAGTCTTATCTCCAGCTCCAAGCTTCCTCTGTGAACCTCCTAGCCAAATTCCTGGTCCCCACCTGAATATCTAAGAGACATTCTAACACTGTTTTGCACAGATTCTGCATCCACGTTTCTTACGTATTTTTGGATGATATTTACATTCACCTGCACTGATGGACTTAGCTGTAAGTTACAAGtcatcttttatttgtttttccttcactCACCTAAATCCAATCAGCAGTAAGTTCTGTAACATGACCAGTATTTGCCATCAACCCTCACTTCTTCAGTATCATGTCATCCCACTTTTTTGTAGGTCTTCATGTCTTCCCTCCACACGTGTCCCGGGCTTACCGAATGCCTTGGTTTTACTGTCCTGTGCTTACCTAATGCCTTTAACTCAAAACACCTATCTGGACCTTAATTCCAAATAAGGTCCTATTTGGAAGTACTAAAGGTTAGAGCTTTAGCATGTGTCCTTTGGGAAACTCAGGTAGCATGTAACACCAACACCATCAAAAGAGTCTTCATAACTGAAAAGGGCTAGCTCTCAAGATGCAGAGGATCTCAGTGACGTAAGGCAGGCACactccagcacagccaggactcCATAGAGAAACCCTTTTTCACCCCCACCTTCTCAATGTATGTATGTTAAGAGTCCAGGacagatgtctgtgtgtgtctgcctgtctatctCAAGAAACACCATAAAACCCctacctctatctatctatctatctatctatctatctatctatctaatctcaAGAACCACCTCAAAAAAAACcccaagccaaccaaccaaccaaaagcaAAAGGCTAGAGTGAGAAGCAGACTCCTCCCAGGAAGGACTCAAGGGTCATGGCTGACTatgaaggcagaaggcagagcaCCTAGGAATACAGGCAGCTGGAAAGGCAATTCTCTTCAAGAACCTTCAGAAAGACAGGCCTGCTGGCAAGTTGATTTGAGCCCAGGGTTATGTATTTGGACTTTTGAGGATTCATACCTGTAAAATAATAAGCCTGGAGATACTAATTCATAGTGGTTTGTTAGTGTCAATAGTAAGTCAATGCTCATTACAGAGCCAGTGTTCCTTTAGAGCTTTCACACACAAACTGTACAGTGGTCTATTTCAAGTACTCACCTGATACAGCATGTTGGGCTTCTCCGGAGGTTGGAGTCTCTGCTCCCAGGGTTCTGTTATGAACTGGGTATTTGTGAACCCCCTCCCAAACCGACATCTTTAGAGTCTGGCTTCCCAGTATGGTGCTGTTTAGATGGTGGGCTTTTAGACAAAAGCAGTTGTTAAAGCGAACGTGTCTCAGGAAGAAGTGCAGACATTTTTGTTCATTCTGTGTTATGTGAGAACACAGCAAGATGCTCACTTGCAAGCTAGCATGTGGAAGCCTCATTTGGACAGTTCTATGGGCACCTTGATCTCATACTTCTCCAGGAGTGAAATGTACACATTTATTACTTAAGTCACCCTGTCTCTGCTACCTTCATATAGCAGCCCAAACTGATGGACCACAAagtcatttccttgttttctttttaccatGGTCTTAGCacagtttatttttctgttactaTTACAATATTCAAGGAAAACTGAATCCCATCTTGTCTCTCACCTTGTAAACTCAATGCTTAGTGTCTGATATGCAGCAACTCAACTAACATTTGCTAAATACATGAATGTATGACCATTTATTTATTCCATGTAAGAAAGCGCATATGCACTATGTCACTTAATCCCAGGCCCATGGCATAGAATTCCTATTACCATTTCATCAAATATAATGGCCCAGGCTTATATGGTTTTGGCAATCATTTTATAAGcattatgaaaagaaaatgaactatATTCAAAGAAATGAAATAGCCAGTGttacagacctgtaatcccagtaactCAGGAGGCTCAGAACAAGACTCCAAGCTCAAGGATTGCCTGAGCTGTTTAATGAGATGTTGTCTCAAAatttacagacagacagataaacaagAGGACTCGGGATACAGCTGAGTAGTAGTGCTGGCCCTCTCAGATGTGAGACCATAGGTTTATCCTCAGTACGAGcacacaaaccaaaaccaaagcttACTAAGTAGGCTTCTGCTAGAATCTAGCAGTTAGGTAACTGTTTGGTTTCCACAATCTATAGAAAAGTCCCAAAGCTAGTTTGAGTGAAACCCCTCGTTACTGAAGCCCTTTTTACACGCCTGTAGACAACTATCTACATGCTCCAGATTCCTGGGGGAAGGTTTGCCTTGCTCATTTCCCCCATTCATTATCCTCCAGAGGTGACAGGCAACTGAGTGTTCCTGTGTACACTAGCAATTCTTGCATTAACTGCTGCTTCAAGCTCACctgatttattaatttcttcttgaagtatTTGTCTAGACTGAATGACTTCGACAATAAAAGTCTTCAGTAAAACTGGGCATGTTATATGTTCGGTTAAAGTCCCCCAATTCTTAATTTTTATAGAACCTGTTGACAAAACCTACACCCTGTACGACATCTGCAGCCTACCCAGCTCTCTACAAGCCTTTCCCACCCCTGCCTAGTTAGCCACAGGCTTGAGTTCATAAAATCCAGCTCCTCCTTACCTGGGAGCGCTCCCACATACCTCTGCACCCTCCAGCTTTCAGGGATGCTTTCTCCAGAGAGAACCCTTAATAAACCTGCTTTTGCCACAAATCACAACTTGTTGTCATTTCTTGTGTGTGGTATGCATGCTTGCGTATGTCTGTGTAGGCCAGATGTTGATTCTGGGTGTCTTCCACAGTTGCTCTCCATTGCTGGCTCGCTGTTGCAGCCAGGGCTCACTGATTTAGCTAGACCAGCTAGCTAGTTAGCCCCAGGGATGAATCCCTGCCTACCACCAAAGCAATTGGGACCACAGGCAAACGGCCATACCCCTCCTATTACCTTCAGTTTTGGGGCACTCAACTCTGATCCTCACATTTAAACAGCAAACTTATGTCCACTGAGCCAGCAGTTTTTCTCATTCATTAAGCTCCTAGAGGTCAGCTTTACTACTGAATACTCAGCACCCAACAcatgcctggcacacagtagagGTATTTTCTTCACTCAATACCTGTGATGGTATGCATGTGTCCTCTCCAACTGCATGGAAACAGGCCCcaaattcctgttattcttaaaTGAGCCTCTGGGAGGGAATTGCAATTGAAAGAGGTGGGGCAGCCCTGACGGCCAGAGCCACCTACATGACTTCATGTTTGGATGCAGCATGAGGCAATCACCAGATGCTGGTACTATGTTCTTAGATTTCAATCTTCAGAACCATGagaaaaaattaactttttaatcttactttttttttgtttttttaatatttttctttttttggcaagGTACCATGTAGCTGAAGCTAACCTTGACCAGATCCTCCCACCCcaatctcccaagtgctagggatACACCATACTCAGTTCCCGCTCAACCTATGTACAGCTGGTGATTGAACCCAAGCTGTCATGCAAACCAGACATACCTTCTGGCTGGGCTACATCTCCAGATCTAATGAGAGGTACTTTGTTGTGAGGGACCAAAGGAATAGTTACTGAATAAACAACTTACCAGGTCTTTCTGATTTTAAGGGTCcacttttgttttaatgtagACGAGGCGATACAATTAAATAGCCTCGAAAAATGACAGCCTGGAACGATGTTACGCACCTATAATCTTATCCCTGGGGAGATGAGGCAGGGTCAttgtttgtggccagcctgggctacagaataaaACCCTATCACCCTTTTTTGGGCTCCACAGGCTATAAGCAAGTGATGCTCATAacctcacaggcacacacaccttAAAACCAAACAGACAAGGGAAGCCAGGCAcaatgacacacacctttaaattcAGCACCCAGAAGCAGCAGCTGGAtctagttcaaggctagcctgattacagagcaagttccaggctggccGAGGCAACACAGATCAACcttgaaaaccaaaaaccacAACCAAAAAAATCAGACAAAAACTACAAAATAGGAGAGGGAGCCACATGTGAGATtgtatgcctttaaccccagcacttggaaggcagaggtagaaggatgtttgtgagttcaaagccagcatggttTCTAAACCATggatagagaaaccctgtctcgaacagcCCCACCCCATCCAAACATACCAACcaacccacaaaaacaaacaaaaacgaaaaacaaaaaaagggagagaaaagggaggtttATTTCTCAAGAAATGTCAGGAAAGGAGAACTAGCTGTGTGCATCTGCTTTGCCTTGAGATCCCAGAGTAAACACCCGACCACCCTCTACCACTTCTAATAGTTAGCCTATCTATATAGGAGGGTTGGTTGAGTCAATTTTCCAGAGACCAAAGGATATCTAAATTGCTAGATGGCTCCTCAAAGCTCCTAAAATTGCTCAACTCATTTACtgggagaaggggaaaaaaaaaaatcaagacaggaAATTGCCTTTAGGGCCACTTTTACTTGGAAAATTACAACACTAGTACAAGTCTTATGCATTTAACGTTTGCTTGTTGAAAGCAATTCATAATATCAAAATTAATCATGTTTTACTTTCctcacaagaacacaaaaaggggaacttaaaacagaaaaatttaaaaaggtaacACAACTTTTCTCTTAGTAGTCCTTGGGTGGTTACGACAGAAGACTTTccatcttttgtttctttgaatgAAGACCTTGATCCAAAGTCTTGTTTCTagtatctgcttctgcctccccctcTATCAGATCGGCTTCCTCCACGGCCACCTCCTCTTGGCGCTCCTCGGCTTGAACTGCTGTAGGAATCACGTGGAGGAGGGTACCCTCTTTCCATGGAAGGTGGAAGCCCCCGTTCTTGTCTGCCAACACGATCACGGCCACTGGAGTAGAGATCACTTCTGCTGCTGGAGTAACTGTCTCGACTTCCACCGTAGCCATCGCGGGAGCTGCTGTAATCATCATAGCGACTGCTTCCTCCATAAGACGGTGGGGGCCCTCGCGTGGGGGGTGCGCTGCGTGAGTTACCATAGCTCTCATAGGAATCTCTGTAGGAGCCGCCGCTTGGATGATCTGAATAGTCACGATCCCGACCATACCCATCTCTATCACCGTAGCCTCTGGATGGATAGTCATCACGGGAACTGGAATGACTGTAATCACGGTACGCATAATCTCTCGGCGGAGGTGCATAATCTCTGGTATCACGAGAGCTTGGATAATCTCTGCTTGAGTAGCTGTCTTTCGTAGAATATCCATCATCTCTTGGGGACAAATAAACATCTCTGCGCGATGGCAGGGGCTCCCTTCGGGGTGGGCCTCCATAGCTATCTCTTCCACGTGACACTGGGGCTCTTCCTCCCATTCCACTGCTGCTTCGAACTGGTCCTGAAGGCGTCGATCTTTTAGGAGGGGGACCCCCGCTTCTTGGTGGTGGTCCTCTTTTAACTGGAagtggtcctctggaagaactcaTGTTAAAGTTCATGGAATAACCACCATCATCCATGTATCCTCCACGTGAAGGAGGACCCCTTGTTCCTCCACTTCCCCCTCGGAGACCTCTGGGAGGGCCCCTGCTTCTTGGCGGTGGAGGTGGTCCACGCCGGCCACTTTCAAAAGATGGTTTGGTAGCTTGCTCTACCTTGATGGCTTTTCCATCTAAGGACT
Coding sequences within it:
- the LOC110553403 gene encoding RNA binding motif protein, X-linked-like-1, whose amino-acid sequence is MVEADRPGKLFIGGLNTETNEKALEAVFGKYGRIVEILLMKDRETNKSRGFAFVTFESPADAKDAARDMNGKSLDGKAIKVEQATKPSFESGRRGPPPPPRSRGPPRGLRGGSGGTRGPPSRGGYMDDGGYSMNFNMSSSRGPLPVKRGPPPRSGGPPPKRSTPSGPVRSSSGMGGRAPVSRGRDSYGGPPRREPLPSRRDVYLSPRDDGYSTKDSYSSRDYPSSRDTRDYAPPPRDYAYRDYSHSSSRDDYPSRGYGDRDGYGRDRDYSDHPSGGSYRDSYESYGNSRSAPPTRGPPPSYGGSSRYDDYSSSRDGYGGSRDSYSSSRSDLYSSGRDRVGRQERGLPPSMERGYPPPRDSYSSSSRGAPRGGGRGGSRSDRGGGRSRY